The following are encoded together in the Elusimicrobiota bacterium genome:
- a CDS encoding cytochrome c3 family protein, protein MQIRQEAADSERENRGSRRLVSPEIRKIYRALGLNDDLKPDLSLTAAPVVWNRVHNLPDFVYFDHRPHVNAGVRCQACHGPVQSMERVRQFGELTMGWCVNCHRKAEVADSSLTKPHHAATDCSRCHY, encoded by the coding sequence ATGCAGATTCGGCAGGAAGCAGCGGATTCCGAGAGGGAGAACCGCGGATCTCGCCGACTCGTCTCGCCCGAAATCCGCAAGATATACCGCGCCTTGGGTCTTAATGACGATCTAAAGCCGGACCTAAGCCTAACGGCGGCTCCTGTCGTATGGAATCGGGTCCACAACCTGCCGGACTTCGTCTACTTCGACCATCGTCCCCACGTCAATGCCGGAGTGCGGTGCCAGGCTTGCCACGGCCCCGTGCAAAGCATGGAACGTGTACGGCAGTTCGGCGAGCTGACGATGGGCTGGTGCGTCAACTGCCATCGCAAGGCGGAGGTGGCTGATTCCTCGCTCACAAAGCCTCACCATGCCGCCACCGACTGCTCAAGGTGCCACTATTGA
- the moaC gene encoding cyclic pyranopterin monophosphate synthase MoaC: MKALTHLDSEGNARMVDVGSKPVSSRKAIAYGEIRMSPGVLRQIRDRKVPKGDVMAVAKIAGIMAAKRVDELVPLCHTLALDSVELTLKLKADRICVQAQVSSQGRTGVEMEALTAVSVACLTIYDMAKAADKKMTIGPIYLKEKEGGRSGHFVRSAR; the protein is encoded by the coding sequence ATGAAGGCATTGACCCATTTGGACTCCGAAGGGAATGCCCGCATGGTTGACGTTGGGTCAAAGCCCGTGAGCAGTCGGAAGGCGATTGCTTACGGCGAGATCCGAATGAGCCCCGGAGTTCTTCGGCAGATAAGAGACCGGAAAGTCCCCAAGGGCGATGTCATGGCGGTCGCCAAGATCGCCGGAATCATGGCGGCGAAACGGGTCGATGAGCTTGTTCCTCTTTGCCATACCCTGGCCCTTGATTCTGTGGAGCTAACCCTCAAGCTGAAAGCGGATCGTATATGTGTTCAGGCTCAAGTCTCATCGCAAGGCAGAACCGGCGTGGAGATGGAAGCGTTGACGGCCGTGAGCGTGGCTTGCTTGACGATTTACGATATGGCCAAGGCCGCCGACAAGAAGATGACGATCGGCCCCATCTATCTGAAGGAGAAAGAAGGCGGGCGATCAGGACACTTTGTGAGGAGCGCCAGGTGA
- the nrfD gene encoding polysulfide reductase NrfD, translating to MAEITAEVWIDGQKSAAQVTRDIAAPMEHAPTGLWYACFSASLAAFAVGAAAMSYTLWNGIGTWGLNRTVGWAFDITNFVFWIGIGHAGTLISAILFLFRQKWRTSVNRSAEAMTLFAVMCAGIFPLLHMGRPWFAYWVLPYPNTRGSLWVSFASPLLWDVFAISTYFTISAVFWYVGLIPDLATLRDRATSGRRRAALAALSLGWDGSARVWSQYEKAYLLLAGLATPLVISVHTIVSFDFATSVIPGWHATIFPPYFVAGAIFSGMSMVLTLMIIARKVMALEDYITDRHLDVMCRIILAVSCMVGLAYSTEYFMSWYAGNPYERFAFVNRRAGPMAWTYWTMVTCNVITPQIFWFSNLRRKTWLVFVASLLINVGMWFERFVIIVTSLHRDFLPSSWAAYRPTSIEVATFMGTFGLFFTLFLLFCRFLPAIAMAEVKGILQPEHHGHGGGAA from the coding sequence ATGGCTGAGATTACGGCAGAGGTCTGGATCGACGGTCAAAAGAGCGCGGCGCAAGTGACGCGAGACATCGCCGCGCCCATGGAGCATGCCCCCACCGGGCTGTGGTACGCGTGCTTCTCGGCATCCCTTGCGGCGTTCGCCGTCGGCGCGGCCGCCATGTCCTATACGCTGTGGAACGGGATCGGGACCTGGGGGCTCAACCGCACCGTCGGCTGGGCCTTCGACATCACTAATTTCGTCTTTTGGATCGGCATTGGTCATGCGGGGACTCTGATTTCGGCGATACTCTTCCTCTTCCGCCAGAAATGGCGCACGTCGGTCAACCGGTCGGCCGAGGCGATGACGCTCTTCGCCGTGATGTGCGCGGGCATTTTCCCGCTGCTGCATATGGGGCGGCCGTGGTTTGCCTACTGGGTTCTTCCCTATCCCAACACGCGGGGGTCGCTCTGGGTGAGCTTCGCCTCGCCGCTTCTTTGGGATGTCTTCGCGATCAGCACGTACTTCACCATTTCGGCAGTCTTTTGGTACGTCGGCCTTATTCCAGACCTGGCTACCCTGCGCGACCGCGCGACGAGTGGGCGCCGGCGCGCCGCGCTGGCGGCGTTAAGCCTCGGCTGGGACGGCTCGGCGCGCGTCTGGTCTCAATACGAGAAAGCCTATCTGCTCTTGGCCGGCCTGGCCACGCCTCTGGTCATCTCCGTGCATACGATCGTGAGCTTCGATTTCGCCACCTCGGTCATCCCGGGCTGGCACGCGACCATATTCCCGCCCTATTTCGTCGCCGGAGCCATTTTTTCAGGGATGTCGATGGTGCTGACGCTGATGATCATCGCGCGCAAGGTCATGGCATTGGAGGACTACATCACCGACCGCCATCTCGACGTCATGTGCCGGATCATCCTCGCCGTCAGCTGCATGGTCGGTCTCGCTTACTCGACCGAGTACTTCATGTCTTGGTATGCGGGAAACCCGTACGAGCGCTTCGCGTTCGTAAACCGTCGCGCCGGTCCCATGGCATGGACCTATTGGACGATGGTGACTTGCAATGTGATCACGCCGCAGATTTTCTGGTTCAGCAATCTCCGGCGAAAGACCTGGCTCGTGTTTGTCGCCTCCTTGCTCATCAACGTGGGGATGTGGTTCGAGCGTTTCGTCATCATCGTGACTTCTCTGCACCGGGACTTCCTGCCGTCGAGCTGGGCCGCGTACCGGCCGACATCGATCGAGGTGGCGACCTTCATGGGCACCTTCGGACTGTTTTTCACTTTATTTCTTCTTTTCTGCCGCTTCCTGCCCGCGATTGCGATGGCCGAGGTCAAAGGCATACTCCAGCCCGAACACCACGGCCACGGAGGCGGGGCAGCATGA
- a CDS encoding molybdopterin molybdotransferase MoeA, translating into MITPEEALRLILENTARLSAESVPLADSVGRVLAEDIYSKEDLPPFDNSAMDGFAVRLLDCSHASRQNPALLTIKETVRAGTLAQYEVQPGEAVKIMTGAPIPKGADAVVMKEVTRPEENGQVSILQAPESGDHIRCHGEDIRAGVLILTKGIRIRPYEVALLAAQGIDHLFVVKKPRISILATGDELMDVAESLTPGKIRNSNGPALAAALARWEAAVQPHGIVKDDPVLMRKALEASSIRSDVLLVSGGVSVGDFDYTKILLEELGLKVVFWKAAIKPGKPLLFGLWNRKLVFGLPGNPVSAMVCLEEFVRPALEKLQGHAPGYPSYHLSGRAANDYPKPKDRQQYLFCQAEREENGYKLQIIRPQGSAMLGMACKANALAIAPLGVSRVKQGDTLVFRWLK; encoded by the coding sequence ATGATCACGCCTGAAGAAGCGCTGAGACTGATCCTTGAAAATACCGCCCGGCTTTCCGCGGAGTCCGTGCCATTGGCGGATTCCGTGGGCCGGGTTCTTGCGGAGGATATTTATTCTAAAGAAGACCTTCCTCCTTTTGACAATTCAGCGATGGACGGATTTGCGGTGAGGCTCCTGGATTGTTCCCACGCTTCGCGGCAGAATCCGGCCCTTCTCACCATCAAAGAAACCGTCCGGGCGGGTACTCTAGCTCAATATGAGGTCCAGCCAGGGGAAGCGGTCAAGATCATGACCGGAGCGCCGATCCCGAAGGGCGCGGATGCCGTGGTTATGAAGGAAGTGACGAGACCTGAGGAGAATGGGCAGGTAAGCATCCTTCAGGCTCCGGAGTCCGGGGATCACATTCGATGTCATGGCGAGGATATTCGCGCGGGAGTCTTAATCTTGACTAAAGGAATCAGGATTCGCCCTTACGAAGTGGCTCTCCTGGCCGCCCAGGGAATAGATCATCTATTTGTAGTCAAGAAACCGCGTATTTCCATTTTAGCGACCGGTGACGAGCTTATGGATGTCGCCGAAAGCCTGACTCCTGGGAAGATCCGAAACTCCAATGGCCCGGCCCTGGCCGCGGCGCTTGCGCGCTGGGAAGCCGCCGTACAGCCCCACGGCATCGTCAAGGATGATCCCGTCCTCATGCGAAAAGCTCTAGAGGCCTCTTCGATCAGGTCGGACGTGCTGCTGGTCAGTGGCGGCGTTTCGGTGGGGGATTTTGACTATACCAAGATATTGTTGGAAGAGCTGGGGTTGAAGGTCGTCTTCTGGAAGGCCGCGATCAAACCAGGCAAGCCTCTTCTGTTCGGGCTCTGGAACAGGAAGCTCGTTTTCGGCCTACCGGGCAATCCCGTCTCGGCGATGGTTTGCCTTGAGGAATTCGTCCGCCCCGCCCTGGAGAAACTGCAAGGCCACGCTCCGGGATATCCCAGCTATCACCTGAGCGGCCGGGCGGCCAACGATTATCCCAAGCCCAAGGACAGACAGCAGTACCTGTTTTGCCAAGCCGAGCGGGAGGAGAACGGCTACAAACTTCAAATCATCCGGCCGCAAGGCTCCGCCATGCTTGGGATGGCATGCAAGGCCAATGCGCTGGCGATCGCTCCCCTCGGCGTGAGCCGCGTTAAGCAAGGAGACACGCTGGTTTTTAGATGGCTGAAATGA
- a CDS encoding DUF3341 domain-containing protein → MSRTFFIASFSSASDLLDTVREARRRGWTIHDAYVPFPVHGLDEAMGIKPSRLGWACFLFGAPALVAALSFQSWVAAIDWPINIGGKPFFFWQMFVPVGFEFTVLCAGLGTVATLLVGQRLLPGRRPSVPDLGATNDRFVLVLVKTNTAFDEEEVLSVCRRYRVVETRDFLENAP, encoded by the coding sequence ATGAGCCGAACGTTCTTCATCGCCTCGTTCTCTTCGGCGAGTGACTTGCTTGACACCGTGAGAGAGGCGCGGCGCCGCGGCTGGACAATCCACGATGCCTATGTGCCGTTTCCGGTCCATGGGCTTGATGAGGCAATGGGCATCAAGCCATCACGCCTCGGCTGGGCGTGTTTTCTCTTCGGCGCTCCGGCGCTGGTGGCTGCGCTCTCGTTTCAATCTTGGGTCGCGGCGATCGACTGGCCCATCAACATCGGCGGCAAGCCTTTCTTCTTCTGGCAGATGTTCGTCCCGGTCGGCTTCGAGTTCACGGTGCTGTGCGCCGGTTTGGGTACCGTCGCGACCCTGCTCGTGGGTCAGCGATTGCTTCCGGGGCGGCGACCATCGGTGCCCGACCTGGGCGCAACCAATGACCGCTTCGTGTTGGTCTTGGTCAAGACCAACACGGCCTTTGACGAAGAGGAGGTCCTCTCGGTTTGCCGGCGCTACCGCGTTGTCGAGACCCGAGATTTCTTGGAAAACGCGCCATGA
- the narJ gene encoding nitrate reductase molybdenum cofactor assembly chaperone, whose product MKTTPADVLTHIAVLLEYPKGDLMSAIARARKSAVAESLEAAAALEPFAGFAQDHSQAELEEAFVQTFDLNPSCALEIGWHLYGEDYKRGAFLVEMRGFMRRLAIAEDSELPDHLRHVLEVLARLEPAAGWQLAQDKVLPALAKMRLASQGAAYDAVLRAVELLIETRFAAAGGAR is encoded by the coding sequence ATGAAGACGACCCCGGCCGATGTCCTGACGCATATCGCGGTTCTCCTGGAATATCCCAAAGGCGACCTAATGTCCGCGATCGCGCGCGCCCGGAAGTCCGCCGTTGCCGAGTCGCTGGAGGCGGCCGCGGCGCTCGAGCCCTTCGCCGGGTTTGCTCAGGATCATTCGCAGGCCGAACTGGAGGAGGCCTTCGTCCAGACCTTCGATCTGAACCCCTCTTGCGCGCTAGAGATCGGCTGGCACCTCTACGGGGAGGATTACAAGCGCGGCGCCTTCCTCGTCGAGATGCGGGGTTTCATGCGACGCCTCGCCATCGCCGAAGACTCGGAGTTGCCGGACCATTTGCGGCACGTCTTGGAGGTGCTTGCGCGCCTGGAGCCAGCCGCAGGATGGCAATTAGCGCAGGACAAGGTGCTTCCGGCCTTGGCCAAGATGCGGCTGGCCTCGCAGGGAGCTGCCTACGACGCCGTCCTTCGCGCCGTTGAACTGCTAATTGAGACTCGCTTTGCAGCCGCGGGAGGAGCGCGATGA
- a CDS encoding respiratory nitrate reductase subunit gamma: MAFPYLALASFAIESIRRYFRQPFTYSSLSSQFLENRHHFWGAVPFHYGLGIVLSMHFAAFAFPRTVLLWNAVPARLYLLEATGFMFALLALVGLANLIARRHSHSSLRVVTTKADWFLLGLLLAQIGLGTYIAIFRPWGTSWFAASLTPYLWSILKLAPDLAYVSPMPIEVKLHIVGAFTIVAVAPFTRLVHALVMPIPYLWRRPQVVRWTRPRTGIPRR, from the coding sequence GTGGCGTTCCCATACCTGGCGCTGGCGAGCTTCGCCATCGAATCGATTCGACGGTACTTTCGGCAGCCGTTTACTTACTCGAGCCTCTCCTCCCAGTTCCTTGAGAACCGGCATCACTTCTGGGGGGCCGTGCCGTTCCATTACGGACTCGGGATCGTGCTGAGCATGCATTTCGCGGCCTTCGCCTTCCCGCGGACCGTTCTTCTGTGGAATGCCGTGCCGGCGAGGCTTTATCTCCTTGAAGCGACAGGTTTCATGTTCGCGCTCTTGGCTCTGGTAGGCTTGGCGAATCTGATCGCGAGGCGGCACTCTCATTCCTCATTGAGAGTCGTTACGACGAAAGCTGACTGGTTCTTGCTCGGTCTTCTGCTGGCTCAAATCGGCCTCGGGACGTACATCGCTATTTTCAGGCCTTGGGGAACCTCTTGGTTTGCGGCGTCGTTGACGCCGTATCTGTGGTCGATCCTCAAGCTTGCTCCCGATCTGGCTTATGTGTCGCCGATGCCGATCGAAGTCAAGCTCCACATCGTGGGTGCGTTTACGATCGTAGCGGTGGCGCCCTTCACGAGATTGGTCCATGCGCTCGTCATGCCTATCCCTTATCTCTGGCGCAGGCCTCAGGTTGTCCGCTGGACCCGGCCGCGGACCGGCATTCCAAGGAGATGA
- a CDS encoding TAT-variant-translocated molybdopterin oxidoreductase, with the protein MADKRYWRSLEERDAKNSPPPGPEFPEVSGEASTSTVNIDRRTFLKAAGFSIGGVLLSACGRGPMNKVISYLSQPEEIVPGRAYWYASSCLGCSVGCATLVKTRDARPLKLEGNPEHPLSLGGLCAVGQASVLELYDDRRLRGPLIAGRTASWETVDRRIGQELDEIRRKGGRVRILSRTILSPTKKAVIGRFLDRFDGGRLVVYDPLSCSAMLDAHESAFGVRVLPRPRFDRAGVIASFDADFLGTWISPVEYSAGYRSGRAIDGNQAKVARHIQFESRLSLTGANADARVVLGPREITAALARMALMLAGRAGISVPNINLPPISLDAGALRGFADELWTARGRSLVVCGQNSVSAQLFAALANQALGNYGKTLDLEHPSYQKQGDDKAVKALLDELAQGRVDALFVLDGNPLAELPAPEAWEMALGKTPLVVSFTDHLDETAAMARFVCPEHNQFEAWGDLEPVSGLVAVAQPSIAPMGLTRPALESLSAWMGERKESLELIKEHWRLGIFPRRRGFASFEEFWNKTVHDGFAEIEPAKQNAGVFRPEALSAASSARSSEKMSLVVYAKVGMMDGRHAQNPWLQELPDPITKIVWDNYASISPAGAKNLGVTEGDVVKIVGAGGRSIQLPAHVQPGQHDGTVAVALGYGRKGTERFTDIGPNWLEGKPTVAVGERVGMNASLLLDWDDGAISEVAGDVSVVKTGASRALACTQAYHSLQMPARLAAFPGETRPIVRETTLEDYRKHPASGNEPERKEESLWPEHAYEGHRWGMAIDLGSCTGCSACVIACQAENNVPVVGKDEVGRRRDMAWLRIDRYYADRGHDTDVVFQPMMCQHCGNAPCETVCPVLATMHSSEGLNQQVYNRCVGTRYCENNCPYKVRRFNWFQYQKEGRLSNLALNPDVTVRMRGVMEKCSFCVQRIQEGKFEAKRQGRPLQDGDIRPACAQSCPAQAIVFGDLNDPKSQISRFRKDPRHYRVLADLNVQPSIGYLVKVRNRAADGGRPEDG; encoded by the coding sequence ATGGCCGACAAGAGATATTGGCGCAGCCTAGAAGAACGTGACGCGAAGAACTCGCCTCCCCCTGGGCCGGAATTTCCCGAGGTATCGGGAGAGGCGTCGACTTCCACCGTGAACATTGATAGGCGCACGTTCCTTAAAGCCGCTGGCTTCTCGATCGGCGGCGTGCTTCTCTCGGCTTGCGGGCGCGGGCCAATGAACAAAGTGATCTCCTACCTATCCCAGCCCGAGGAAATCGTTCCGGGGCGGGCTTACTGGTACGCGTCCTCCTGTCTCGGCTGCAGCGTGGGCTGCGCGACGCTCGTCAAGACGCGCGACGCGCGCCCGTTGAAGCTCGAGGGCAATCCCGAGCATCCATTATCTTTGGGAGGTCTCTGCGCCGTCGGTCAAGCCTCGGTTCTGGAGCTCTACGACGATCGCCGCCTCAGAGGGCCGCTGATCGCCGGTCGGACGGCCTCCTGGGAGACAGTCGACCGACGGATCGGCCAGGAGCTAGATGAAATCAGGCGCAAAGGCGGCCGGGTGAGAATCCTGTCGCGAACGATCCTAAGTCCCACGAAAAAGGCGGTTATAGGACGGTTCCTCGACCGATTCGACGGCGGACGCCTGGTCGTCTATGATCCCCTGTCATGCTCCGCGATGCTCGATGCCCATGAGAGCGCCTTCGGGGTCCGTGTTTTGCCCCGCCCGCGCTTCGACCGGGCCGGCGTCATCGCAAGCTTCGATGCCGACTTCCTCGGGACGTGGATATCACCCGTTGAATATTCCGCGGGTTATCGCTCCGGACGCGCGATTGACGGCAACCAGGCGAAGGTAGCGCGCCACATCCAGTTCGAGTCTCGCCTTTCGCTCACCGGAGCCAACGCCGACGCTCGCGTCGTCTTAGGGCCGCGTGAGATTACGGCCGCCCTGGCGAGGATGGCGCTGATGCTCGCCGGCAGGGCGGGGATTTCAGTGCCGAATATCAACCTGCCGCCGATATCTCTCGATGCCGGGGCGCTCAGGGGTTTTGCCGATGAGCTTTGGACGGCTCGCGGAAGAAGTCTCGTAGTCTGCGGACAAAACAGCGTGTCCGCGCAGCTCTTCGCGGCGCTGGCCAACCAGGCGCTGGGCAATTACGGCAAGACCCTCGACCTTGAGCATCCGTCATATCAGAAGCAAGGCGACGATAAAGCGGTTAAGGCTCTGCTCGACGAGCTGGCTCAGGGCCGCGTTGACGCGCTTTTCGTGCTGGACGGCAATCCGCTGGCAGAGCTTCCGGCGCCCGAAGCATGGGAAATGGCTCTGGGAAAGACACCGCTTGTCGTGAGTTTCACCGACCATCTCGATGAGACGGCGGCAATGGCGCGCTTCGTTTGTCCGGAGCACAATCAATTCGAGGCCTGGGGAGATCTGGAGCCCGTCTCTGGTCTTGTGGCTGTGGCCCAGCCCTCAATCGCGCCGATGGGTCTCACGCGTCCCGCGTTGGAAAGCCTTTCGGCTTGGATGGGCGAACGCAAAGAGTCGCTTGAGCTGATCAAGGAGCACTGGCGCCTAGGAATTTTCCCGCGCCGGCGGGGTTTTGCCTCTTTCGAGGAATTCTGGAACAAGACCGTGCATGACGGCTTTGCCGAGATCGAGCCTGCGAAGCAGAATGCCGGCGTTTTTCGGCCGGAAGCTCTCAGCGCCGCTTCGTCAGCGCGCAGCTCCGAGAAGATGTCGCTCGTGGTCTACGCGAAGGTAGGCATGATGGATGGTCGTCATGCGCAAAATCCATGGCTACAGGAACTTCCCGATCCGATCACGAAGATCGTCTGGGATAATTACGCGTCGATCTCCCCGGCAGGCGCCAAGAACCTCGGGGTGACGGAAGGCGACGTGGTCAAGATCGTGGGCGCCGGCGGTCGGTCGATCCAGCTTCCAGCGCACGTCCAACCGGGGCAGCACGATGGCACGGTGGCGGTGGCTCTCGGCTACGGCCGAAAGGGAACCGAACGCTTCACGGACATCGGTCCCAATTGGCTCGAGGGCAAGCCCACGGTGGCCGTAGGGGAGCGCGTTGGCATGAACGCCTCCCTCCTTCTCGATTGGGACGATGGCGCGATCTCCGAAGTGGCCGGCGATGTCTCGGTGGTCAAGACGGGCGCGTCTCGAGCCTTGGCTTGCACCCAGGCCTACCATTCCCTTCAAATGCCCGCGCGTTTGGCCGCGTTCCCAGGCGAAACGCGGCCGATCGTGCGCGAGACGACGCTCGAGGATTACCGCAAGCACCCGGCATCCGGCAATGAGCCCGAAAGGAAAGAGGAGAGCCTTTGGCCTGAGCACGCCTACGAAGGCCACCGATGGGGCATGGCCATCGATCTGGGCTCGTGCACGGGTTGCTCGGCCTGCGTGATCGCCTGCCAAGCCGAAAACAACGTGCCCGTCGTCGGCAAGGACGAGGTCGGCCGCCGCCGCGACATGGCGTGGCTGCGCATCGACCGCTACTACGCCGACCGCGGTCATGATACGGACGTCGTTTTCCAGCCGATGATGTGCCAGCACTGCGGCAACGCTCCCTGCGAGACCGTTTGTCCCGTGCTCGCGACGATGCATTCCAGCGAGGGCCTCAACCAGCAGGTTTACAACCGCTGTGTGGGGACCCGCTATTGCGAGAACAATTGCCCCTACAAGGTCCGCCGCTTCAACTGGTTCCAGTACCAGAAGGAAGGCCGACTGTCCAACCTGGCGCTCAATCCGGACGTAACCGTACGCATGCGCGGCGTCATGGAGAAGTGCTCATTCTGCGTACAGCGCATCCAGGAAGGGAAATTCGAGGCCAAGCGTCAGGGGAGACCGCTGCAAGATGGCGACATACGCCCCGCCTGCGCGCAATCATGCCCGGCGCAGGCGATCGTGTTCGGAGACCTCAACGACCCGAAGAGCCAGATTTCTCGCTTTCGAAAAGACCCGCGGCATTACCGTGTTCTCGCCGATCTCAATGTCCAGCCATCAATAGGCTACTTGGTCAAGGTTCGCAACCGCGCCGCAGATGGAGGGAGGCCGGAGGATGGCTGA
- a CDS encoding cytochrome c, whose product MKRLTRLDIALIVVLLGIWTAIGVSRPDRTRRNYRWIPQMEDALTFESQREFLPIADKRSTGVSARGTIARGYLPIAYPPTREGAARAGRELLSPLKPSQDLVASGGRVYAAYCLPCHGAAGLGDGPVTKRGVPAPPSLLGDKTIAIPDGRLFHIITYGQGNMPPYASQVDRDDRWKAILFVRSLQRSAKVKEKTP is encoded by the coding sequence ATGAAACGGCTCACGAGACTCGATATAGCTTTGATTGTCGTTTTGCTAGGCATATGGACGGCCATCGGGGTCTCGCGGCCGGACCGAACGCGCAGGAACTACCGCTGGATTCCTCAGATGGAGGACGCTCTCACCTTCGAGTCTCAACGCGAATTTCTGCCCATCGCGGATAAGCGTTCTACGGGAGTCTCCGCGCGGGGAACGATCGCGCGCGGCTATCTGCCTATTGCCTACCCGCCGACGCGCGAGGGCGCCGCGCGAGCCGGGCGCGAACTGCTTTCTCCGCTGAAACCCTCGCAAGACCTTGTCGCCAGCGGCGGCCGGGTCTACGCGGCGTATTGCTTGCCGTGCCACGGCGCCGCCGGCCTCGGCGACGGCCCGGTCACCAAGAGAGGCGTGCCCGCGCCTCCCTCGCTGTTGGGCGACAAAACTATTGCCATTCCCGACGGCCGGCTCTTCCACATCATCACTTATGGTCAGGGAAACATGCCGCCCTATGCCTCGCAGGTGGATCGCGACGACCGCTGGAAGGCGATCCTCTTCGTCCGTTCGCTCCAGCGCTCGGCGAAAGTCAAGGAGAAAACCCCGTGA
- a CDS encoding MogA/MoaB family molybdenum cofactor biosynthesis protein, translating into MTVGILTVSDRCSQGLRADESGPSLRRAVERRDWQVIQSRVVPDEEPQIEKTLLEWCDRDGVSLILTTGGTGLSPRDVTPEATRKVLNKELPGFSEFMRSQGLRTSPMAILSRALAGSRKQTLIINLPGSPKGTLDSLSAILDLIPHALATLAGAEHPELETHHDHA; encoded by the coding sequence ATCACCGTCGGGATTCTCACCGTCAGCGATCGCTGCTCGCAGGGACTCCGCGCGGATGAGAGCGGCCCTAGCCTCCGGAGAGCGGTGGAGCGTCGGGATTGGCAGGTAATTCAATCGCGGGTTGTTCCTGATGAAGAGCCGCAAATTGAGAAAACCCTCCTGGAGTGGTGCGACCGAGATGGGGTCTCTCTCATCCTGACCACGGGGGGCACGGGACTGTCTCCGAGAGACGTCACCCCTGAAGCCACGAGAAAGGTCTTGAATAAAGAGCTGCCGGGATTTTCGGAATTCATGCGATCCCAAGGGCTCAGGACTTCGCCCATGGCGATTCTCTCCAGAGCTCTGGCCGGCTCTAGAAAACAAACTCTTATCATCAACCTGCCGGGGAGTCCTAAAGGAACCCTTGATTCTCTATCAGCGATTTTAGACCTCATTCCACATGCCCTGGCCACTCTGGCCGGGGCCGAGCATCCCGAACTGGAGACTCACCATGATCACGCCTGA
- a CDS encoding twin-arginine translocase TatA/TatE family subunit — protein sequence MFDMGFGELAVILAVGLLLFGAKRIPETARALGQSVKAFKDGLKEASQDVETTKNEVKKLPRGKQGIGS from the coding sequence ATGTTCGACATGGGGTTCGGGGAATTAGCCGTGATCTTGGCCGTCGGGTTGCTTTTGTTTGGAGCCAAGCGGATTCCGGAAACCGCAAGGGCCCTAGGACAGTCCGTCAAAGCCTTCAAGGATGGGCTTAAAGAAGCATCCCAAGATGTTGAGACGACTAAAAACGAGGTTAAGAAATTACCCCGAGGAAAACAAGGTATAGGTTCTTAG